The following proteins are encoded in a genomic region of Chelmon rostratus isolate fCheRos1 chromosome 3, fCheRos1.pri, whole genome shotgun sequence:
- the rrp36 gene encoding ribosomal RNA processing protein 36 homolog isoform X1: MSKVQTLRAFVKQRLTAAAEEIFELFERTIAEYEEEVCVRHRLLDAVFRPEVRLHRADVEQLLVSKDEDLPEQQERSPSLDQEDPAEPPRTAEEPWTSQEGEQLRGLEEVTLTPVAVRSEEDDEDKPQSSQLHHSQSEEDRDAQHLKTGADEEDCDPARNSDPDPHLKPASCDWEESSEPQAGLNQLQPSEQPLSETSGTTNTEMKPRRQLEASKKKNVTASSSDEDSDTEKNFALLTERGRGAEEGERYHGGEEEEEFSDDDDEGSDGGSEEEEDDGASDAGEGESDGEEEEAEGDGDSEGSEEEEEEEDGDPEDAGGSSEIQTREDIKKELSNMSFEDIMKLQNKVGTKVYNEVAYGNKKGRESGEKRRLNKNRPMEISAKRRAPFLRQVVSISKPTWRDPRFDDLSGEYKPEIFDKTYKFITDIKHREKEIVQKKLKRTKKDNQRKEKLQLLLKRMENQERATKSREQQRERELQFKRQQRERANQGARPFFLKNSDKKKLQLAEKYQELKKRGKLENFLSKKRKRNAVKDRRKLPKQLQKKKAA; this comes from the exons ATGTCTAAAGTCCAAACGCTGAGAGCTTTTGTGAAGCAGAGACTGACTGCGGCTGCTGAGGAGATATTTGAGCTGTTTGAAAGAACGATAGCGGAGTACGAGGAGGAGGTTTGTGTGCGACACAGACTGCTGGACGCTGTTTTCAGGCCGGAGGTTCGCTTACACAGAGCAG ACGTCGAGCAGCTGTTGGTGAGTAAAGACGAGGATCTCCCTGAGCAGCAGGAGCGGAGCCCTagtctggaccaggaggacccagCAGAGCCGCCACGCACTGCAGAGGAACCGTGGAccagtcaggagggagagcagcttcGAGGGCTTGAAGAGGTCACACTCACTCCTGTCGCAGTGAGGAGTGAAGAAGATGACGAAGACAAACCTCAGTCCTCGCAGCTTCATCACAGCCAAAGTGAAGAGGACAGAGATGCACAACATTTGAAAACAGGAGCCGATGAAGAGGACTGTGACCCAGCCAGGAACTCCGATCCAGATCCTCATTTAAAACCAGCTAGTTGTGACTGGGAGGAGAGCAGCGAGCCTCAGGCAGGTTTAAACCAGCTGCAACCCAGCGAACAACCT CTTTCTGAAACCTCCGGAACAACAAACACCGAGATGAAGCCGCGGCGGCAGCTGGAAgcctcaaagaaaaaaaatgtgacgGCCAGCAGCAGCGATGAAGACTCCGACACGGAGAAGAACTTCGCCCTACtcactgagagaggaagaggagctgaggagggagagcggtaccatggaggagaggaagaggaagaattCAGTGACGATGACGACGAAGGGTCCGATGGTGgtagtgaagaagaggaagatgatgggGCGTCGGATGCTGGTGAGGGAGAGTCTGatggcgaagaggaggaggctgagggggATGGAGACAGTGAAggctctgaggaggaggaggaggaggaggatggagaccCAGAGGATGCTGGTGGAAGCAGTGAGATCCAGACAAGAGAAGACATTAAAAAGG AACTTTCCAACATGTCCTTTGAGGACATCATGAAGCTGCAGAACAAAGTGGGAACCAAAGTTTACAACGAGGTCGCCTACGGCAACAAGAAGGGCAGAGAGAGCGGCGAGAAGAGACGACTGAACAAGAACAG gccGATGGAGATTTCAGCCAAGAGACGAGCTCCGTTCCTCCGTCAGGTCGTCTCCATCAGCAAACCG ACCTGGAGAGACCCTCGATTCGATGACCTGTCTGGAGAATACAAACCTGAGATTTTTGACAAGACGTATAAATTCATCactgacatcaaacacagagagaaggag ATCGTCCagaagaagctgaagaggaCGAAAAAGGACAACCAGAGGAAGGAgaaactgcagctcctgctgaaGAGGATG GAGAACCAGGAGCGAGCGACCAAGAGccgagagcagcagagagagagagagctgcagttcaagaggcagcagagagagcgagCCAATCAGGGCGCACGACCGTTCTTCCTCAAGAACT CCGacaagaagaagctgcagctggctgagaaataccaggagctgaagaagagaggaaaactgGAGAACTTCCTgagcaagaagaggaagaggaacgCCGTGAAGGACCGCAGGAAGCTGcccaaacagctgcagaagaagaaggctgCCTGA
- the rrp36 gene encoding ribosomal RNA processing protein 36 homolog isoform X2 has product MKPRRQLEASKKKNVTASSSDEDSDTEKNFALLTERGRGAEEGERYHGGEEEEEFSDDDDEGSDGGSEEEEDDGASDAGEGESDGEEEEAEGDGDSEGSEEEEEEEDGDPEDAGGSSEIQTREDIKKELSNMSFEDIMKLQNKVGTKVYNEVAYGNKKGRESGEKRRLNKNRPMEISAKRRAPFLRQVVSISKPTWRDPRFDDLSGEYKPEIFDKTYKFITDIKHREKEIVQKKLKRTKKDNQRKEKLQLLLKRMENQERATKSREQQRERELQFKRQQRERANQGARPFFLKNSDKKKLQLAEKYQELKKRGKLENFLSKKRKRNAVKDRRKLPKQLQKKKAA; this is encoded by the exons ATGAAGCCGCGGCGGCAGCTGGAAgcctcaaagaaaaaaaatgtgacgGCCAGCAGCAGCGATGAAGACTCCGACACGGAGAAGAACTTCGCCCTACtcactgagagaggaagaggagctgaggagggagagcggtaccatggaggagaggaagaggaagaattCAGTGACGATGACGACGAAGGGTCCGATGGTGgtagtgaagaagaggaagatgatgggGCGTCGGATGCTGGTGAGGGAGAGTCTGatggcgaagaggaggaggctgagggggATGGAGACAGTGAAggctctgaggaggaggaggaggaggaggatggagaccCAGAGGATGCTGGTGGAAGCAGTGAGATCCAGACAAGAGAAGACATTAAAAAGG AACTTTCCAACATGTCCTTTGAGGACATCATGAAGCTGCAGAACAAAGTGGGAACCAAAGTTTACAACGAGGTCGCCTACGGCAACAAGAAGGGCAGAGAGAGCGGCGAGAAGAGACGACTGAACAAGAACAG gccGATGGAGATTTCAGCCAAGAGACGAGCTCCGTTCCTCCGTCAGGTCGTCTCCATCAGCAAACCG ACCTGGAGAGACCCTCGATTCGATGACCTGTCTGGAGAATACAAACCTGAGATTTTTGACAAGACGTATAAATTCATCactgacatcaaacacagagagaaggag ATCGTCCagaagaagctgaagaggaCGAAAAAGGACAACCAGAGGAAGGAgaaactgcagctcctgctgaaGAGGATG GAGAACCAGGAGCGAGCGACCAAGAGccgagagcagcagagagagagagagctgcagttcaagaggcagcagagagagcgagCCAATCAGGGCGCACGACCGTTCTTCCTCAAGAACT CCGacaagaagaagctgcagctggctgagaaataccaggagctgaagaagagaggaaaactgGAGAACTTCCTgagcaagaagaggaagaggaacgCCGTGAAGGACCGCAGGAAGCTGcccaaacagctgcagaagaagaaggctgCCTGA